One window of the Mycobacterium xenopi genome contains the following:
- a CDS encoding tyrosine-type recombinase/integrase, giving the protein MRTLHPLSFPLPSAWDTAISDWVVWLAASGASPATRRLRRAHLRYTARILGVPTPGDVNTAQLIEVIGAEGRSLEYRRSLRSSLVVFYGWALTSGLVESNPVSGLPKIRAASAHPKPATDDVWEYLQQHADERTLLMARLACEAGLRRAEVAKVHSEDLLSGVDGPELIVHGKGGKQRIVPITPSLAAAIRAAAPRDSGYLFPGQIDGHISPDRVGHLVSRAMPPGWSMHKLRHRYATRGYAGTGNLRAVQEALGHASVATTQRYTAVSAREIRAVAEAAAHRVAL; this is encoded by the coding sequence GTGAGAACCCTGCACCCGTTGTCGTTTCCGCTGCCGTCGGCGTGGGACACCGCGATCAGCGACTGGGTCGTCTGGCTGGCCGCATCCGGTGCCTCACCGGCCACCCGGCGGCTGCGCCGGGCACACCTGCGCTACACCGCCCGTATCCTCGGCGTGCCGACACCCGGCGACGTGAACACCGCCCAGTTGATCGAGGTGATCGGCGCCGAGGGGCGCAGCCTCGAATACCGGCGCAGCCTGCGCTCCAGCCTGGTCGTGTTCTACGGCTGGGCGCTCACCAGCGGCCTCGTCGAGTCCAATCCCGTATCGGGGTTGCCGAAAATCAGAGCAGCCAGCGCGCACCCAAAGCCGGCCACCGACGACGTGTGGGAATACCTACAACAGCACGCCGATGAGCGCACGCTGCTCATGGCCAGGCTGGCGTGTGAAGCCGGTCTGCGCCGCGCCGAAGTCGCCAAGGTGCACTCGGAGGATCTGCTCTCCGGCGTCGACGGCCCCGAACTGATCGTGCACGGCAAAGGCGGCAAGCAGCGGATCGTGCCGATCACGCCGTCGCTGGCAGCGGCGATCCGCGCCGCCGCGCCACGCGATAGCGGATACCTATTTCCCGGACAAATCGACGGCCACATCAGCCCCGACCGGGTAGGACACCTGGTATCGCGGGCGATGCCGCCCGGCTGGTCGATGCACAAGCTGCGGCACCGTTACGCGACCCGCGGCTACGCGGGCACGGGCAACCTGCGCGCAGTGCAGGAAGCGCTCGGCCATGCGTCAGTAGCGACCACGCAACGCTACACCGCTGTGTCGGCGCGCGAAATCCGCGCCGTCGCCGAAGCCGCCGCACACAGGGTGGCCTTGTAA